In Aegilops tauschii subsp. strangulata cultivar AL8/78 chromosome 3, Aet v6.0, whole genome shotgun sequence, one genomic interval encodes:
- the LOC109749718 gene encoding protein LURP-one-related 11-like: MAKIQPLPAPPSPSSSDDHRQGQQAYTVWMKSLVFNGNGCAVYDSDGAVTFRVDNYGCRGGREVLLMDRAGNALIRIRRKGFGMFRRWDVCRCEDEEATPWFTVRRAEKGGAAVVMHGGAATCYRIDRCCARKPDYKVSGVDGAAVADVARKQTAAGVVLGEDVLTLTVAAEADHLLVLGLVVVRGLINRSL; this comes from the coding sequence ATGGCCAAGATCCAGCCCCTGCCTGCGCCcccctcgccgtcgtcctccgatGATCACCGCCAGGGCCAGCAGGCGTACACGGTATGGATGAAGTCGCTGGTCTTCAACGGCAACGGCTGCGCGGTGTACGACAGCGACGGCGCCGTCACCTTCCGCGTCGACAACTACGGCTGCAGGGGCGGCCGCGAGGTCCTCCTCATGGACCGCGCCGGCAACGCCCTCATCAGGATCAGACGCAAGGGCTTCGGCATGTTCAGGAGGTGGGACGTCTGCCGGTGCGAAGACGAGGAGGCGACGCCGTGGTTCACCGTGCGGCGGGCCGAGAAGGGCGGGGCCGCCGTGGTGATGCACGGCGGCGCAGCCACCTGCTACAGGATCGACAGGTGCTGCGCACGCAAGCCCGACTACAAAGTGAGCGGCGTGGACGGCGCGGCCGTGGCGGACGTCGCGCGGAAGCAGACGGCGGCCGGAGTGGTGCTCGGGGAGGACGTGCTGACGCTGACGGTGGCGGCCGAGGCGGATCACCTGCTCGTCCTGGGCTTGGTCGTGGTGCGTGGCCTCATCAACCGCTCCTTGTGA